The following coding sequences lie in one Corynebacterium anserum genomic window:
- the murG gene encoding undecaprenyldiphospho-muramoylpentapeptide beta-N-acetylglucosaminyltransferase, with amino-acid sequence MTEPLSVVVAGGGTAGHIEPALAVAEAVRSLVPEARITALGTARGLETTLVPARGFDLTLIPPVPVPRTLNKDVVTLPFRLQKALGETRKILKEVKADVVIGFGGYVCAPAYLAAKSLGIPIFIHEANARAGMANKLGAKLGGTALAAVEESGLRADIVGIPVRESVLNLDREALRSEARRFFGLDEDAPVLLVTGGSQGARSINDAMMGAAQILADAQIGVLHAYGKKNECSVSTHGGPPYVAVPYIDRMDLALAAADMILCRAGAMTVAEVSAVGLPAVYVPLPHGNGEQELNARPIVEAGGGVIVADSELTPEAVAREVVPLLRDKERLEIASKAAARAGHRDAARKIAEKLVAAARSHHKYSAA; translated from the coding sequence ATGACTGAACCATTATCCGTCGTTGTCGCCGGTGGAGGTACGGCAGGCCACATTGAGCCCGCTCTGGCAGTCGCTGAGGCGGTGCGTTCTTTGGTTCCGGAAGCACGCATCACCGCGTTGGGAACCGCACGTGGGCTGGAGACAACTCTGGTTCCTGCGCGTGGATTCGATCTCACCCTTATCCCCCCAGTTCCGGTACCCCGCACACTGAATAAGGATGTGGTGACCCTTCCTTTTCGCTTGCAGAAGGCTTTGGGTGAAACCCGGAAAATTCTCAAGGAAGTCAAAGCGGATGTTGTGATTGGTTTTGGCGGCTATGTATGTGCTCCCGCATATCTGGCAGCCAAATCCTTGGGCATTCCAATTTTCATCCATGAGGCTAATGCTCGCGCGGGCATGGCCAATAAACTCGGTGCGAAGCTCGGTGGAACAGCGCTCGCTGCGGTGGAGGAATCTGGACTTCGCGCGGATATTGTGGGCATCCCGGTACGTGAATCAGTGCTCAATCTCGATCGGGAGGCGTTGCGCAGTGAGGCTCGCAGGTTCTTCGGCCTTGATGAAGATGCTCCGGTGTTGTTGGTAACAGGTGGCTCACAGGGCGCTCGTTCGATCAATGACGCGATGATGGGCGCTGCACAAATTCTCGCCGACGCACAAATTGGTGTATTGCATGCTTATGGCAAGAAAAACGAGTGTTCGGTGTCCACCCACGGGGGGCCGCCGTATGTTGCTGTGCCCTACATTGACCGCATGGATTTGGCCTTGGCAGCTGCGGATATGATTCTGTGCCGTGCCGGCGCAATGACTGTTGCTGAGGTGTCCGCCGTGGGGCTGCCGGCAGTCTATGTTCCCCTGCCACACGGTAACGGTGAACAAGAGCTGAACGCTCGTCCAATTGTGGAGGCCGGTGGTGGCGTGATTGTGGCTGACTCCGAGCTGACTCCCGAGGCAGTGGCGCGTGAGGTCGTTCCGTTGCTGCGGGATAAGGAGAGGCTCGAGATTGCAAGTAAGGCTGCGGCGAGGGCTGGTCACCGCGACGCGGCCAGGAAAATTGCCGAAAAGCTCGTCGCAGCGGCACGATCACACCACAAATATTCTGCGGCGTAG
- the murC gene encoding UDP-N-acetylmuramate--L-alanine ligase, which yields MTIPSVDLARVHMVGIGGAGMSGIARILLARGYRVTGSDMKDSRSILALRSAGAEIAIGHGAENLDLLGEKPTVVVTSFAAIPQDNPELSAARDAGIPVIRRSDVLALLMQDRRALLLAGTHGKTSTTSMAVAALQAAGFDPSFAIGGQLNRAGTNAHHGTGDVFIAEADESDGSFLSYSPQVAVVTNVEPDHLDYFGTEDAYREVFEKFAQRVLPGGSLVVCLDDAGAAELAHRALAQGIEDVPVDVVGYGTRAAIDAHPEVKAGAIVEQMTVSPQGTVVSITLPHYDVTLDFTVHIPGSHMVLNATAAILGGMLLGGDAHKLAEGIGSFDGVRRRFEYHGEEAGVQVYDDYAHHPTEITAVLTAARERVKATGRGRVIAVFQPHLYSRTMNFAQEFGEALSLADDVILMEIFGAREQPVEGVDSRIIGEHIAGSWSYQPVFNAVPADVVMRAKPGDVVMTIGAGTVTMLADEILRALAESHPGEQ from the coding sequence ATGACGATCCCCTCTGTTGACCTCGCTCGCGTACACATGGTGGGTATTGGGGGTGCTGGCATGTCCGGCATCGCCCGTATTCTCTTAGCTCGTGGCTATCGGGTCACTGGCTCCGATATGAAGGATTCCCGCAGCATTTTGGCTCTTCGCAGTGCGGGGGCTGAGATAGCCATTGGCCACGGTGCGGAGAACCTGGATCTCTTGGGCGAAAAGCCAACGGTTGTGGTGACCTCTTTTGCTGCCATACCGCAGGATAACCCTGAGCTATCGGCTGCACGCGACGCTGGTATCCCTGTTATTCGCCGTTCTGATGTATTGGCATTGTTGATGCAGGATCGGCGTGCGCTGCTGCTAGCTGGTACCCATGGAAAAACCTCTACAACCTCTATGGCTGTGGCGGCTTTGCAGGCTGCTGGCTTTGATCCCTCTTTTGCCATCGGTGGACAGCTTAACCGGGCGGGCACGAATGCCCATCACGGTACCGGGGACGTGTTCATTGCTGAGGCCGATGAGTCCGATGGGTCATTTTTGTCCTACAGCCCTCAGGTTGCTGTGGTTACTAATGTGGAACCGGATCATCTGGATTACTTCGGTACGGAGGATGCGTACCGTGAGGTATTCGAGAAGTTTGCGCAACGCGTACTGCCCGGTGGCTCGTTGGTTGTCTGTCTCGACGACGCCGGGGCTGCCGAACTAGCCCATCGTGCTCTTGCCCAGGGTATAGAGGACGTGCCTGTGGACGTTGTGGGCTACGGCACTCGTGCAGCAATAGACGCTCATCCCGAGGTGAAGGCCGGTGCCATCGTAGAACAAATGACGGTCTCCCCGCAGGGGACGGTGGTGAGCATCACGCTCCCACATTATGACGTAACTCTCGACTTCACTGTGCATATTCCGGGTTCCCACATGGTGCTCAATGCCACTGCGGCAATCCTGGGTGGTATGTTGTTGGGCGGAGATGCACACAAGTTGGCGGAGGGGATCGGTAGTTTCGACGGGGTGCGTCGTCGCTTCGAATACCATGGCGAGGAAGCCGGAGTGCAGGTCTATGACGATTATGCACATCATCCGACAGAAATCACCGCGGTACTCACTGCGGCGCGAGAGCGAGTGAAGGCCACTGGTCGTGGCCGGGTGATCGCAGTATTTCAGCCGCATTTGTATTCCCGCACGATGAATTTTGCGCAGGAGTTTGGAGAAGCACTTTCTTTGGCGGACGACGTGATCCTCATGGAGATTTTCGGTGCACGTGAACAGCCCGTTGAGGGTGTGGATTCCCGTATCATCGGTGAGCACATTGCCGGATCATGGAGTTATCAGCCGGTTTTCAACGCTGTTCCTGCCGATGTGGTCATGCGAGCTAAGCCGGGTGATGTGGTGATGACAATTGGCGCCGGTACGGTCACTATGCTTGCGGATGAGATTCTTCGCGCTCTGGCGGAATCTCACCCCGGGGAGCAGTAA
- a CDS encoding cell division protein FtsQ/DivIB, which yields MNTRAKRRLPAIIAGLVVVLAAVGVLAYFFPLLKVGQINVEGTVNADVAQIQDASGIATGDNMLRLDTSGAAQTIAHVPWVEKVTVSRHWPTSVNISITEHRGVGVINRGGTLYDVNEHGQIFLQGAAPEGAVEFKNVDPQDSAAVKAAADAVVALSPELVGQLDRVEAKSAESVELFFHDGRRVFWGSSERASEKAEATRVVLTREGQEWNVSNPAMPTVRT from the coding sequence GTGAACACGCGCGCAAAGCGGCGCCTGCCCGCCATCATCGCAGGGCTTGTGGTTGTGTTGGCAGCCGTGGGCGTCCTTGCGTATTTCTTTCCGCTTCTGAAGGTAGGCCAGATCAACGTTGAAGGCACGGTGAATGCCGACGTGGCTCAGATACAGGATGCTTCTGGTATCGCCACCGGTGACAACATGTTGCGTTTGGACACTTCAGGTGCTGCGCAGACAATCGCACATGTTCCATGGGTGGAGAAGGTTACTGTTTCTCGTCACTGGCCGACGTCCGTAAACATTTCGATTACAGAGCATCGTGGCGTCGGGGTAATAAACCGCGGTGGCACATTGTATGACGTGAACGAACACGGCCAGATTTTTCTCCAGGGGGCTGCTCCGGAAGGTGCCGTGGAGTTTAAGAATGTCGACCCTCAGGATTCGGCTGCTGTGAAAGCTGCTGCGGACGCGGTGGTTGCACTGTCTCCAGAATTAGTGGGGCAGTTGGACCGCGTTGAAGCGAAGAGTGCCGAAAGCGTTGAACTTTTCTTCCATGATGGGCGGCGTGTTTTTTGGGGATCATCCGAGCGCGCTTCCGAAAAAGCAGAGGCTACCAGGGTTGTTTTAACCCGAGAGGGTCAGGAATGGAATGTGTCTAACCCGGCCATGCCCACAGTGCGAACCTAA
- the ftsZ gene encoding cell division protein FtsZ: protein MTTPGNHLAEIKVVGVGGGGVNAVNRMIDEKLQGVEFIAINTDAQALMLTDADVKLDIGREETRGLGAGANPEVGRKSAEDHKDQIEEILSGADMVFVTAGEGGGTGTGAAPVVANIAKKQNALTVGVVTRPFTFEGRRRGKQALEGIEALREVCDTLIVIPNDSLLQMSDEELSMMEAFRKADEVLLSGVEGITKLITTPGVINVDFADVRSVMTDAGSALMGIGTARGENRAVKATETAINSPLLESTMKGAKGVLLSFAGGSDLGLMEVSQAATLVEELADEEANIIFGTIIDDQLGDEVRVTVIATGFDDSPSAESNAQRGGKHHAATNQQQGSSIFGSDQAPSAQQQTAQVPQTSVQQPTAQPQQNSSFAQRSRSDVPRGNGGGLFTSRQDDVAPADDGDDLDLPDFN from the coding sequence ATGACCACTCCAGGAAACCACCTCGCTGAAATCAAGGTGGTCGGCGTTGGTGGTGGCGGCGTCAACGCTGTTAACCGCATGATCGATGAGAAGCTACAGGGTGTTGAGTTCATCGCCATCAACACCGACGCGCAGGCTCTCATGCTGACCGACGCCGATGTCAAGCTAGACATTGGACGCGAAGAGACACGTGGCCTCGGCGCTGGGGCTAACCCTGAGGTCGGTCGCAAATCAGCAGAAGATCATAAGGATCAGATTGAAGAGATCCTCTCTGGCGCTGATATGGTCTTCGTGACTGCGGGCGAAGGCGGTGGTACCGGTACCGGCGCTGCTCCAGTTGTAGCGAACATCGCTAAGAAGCAGAACGCTCTGACCGTGGGCGTTGTAACTCGCCCGTTCACCTTCGAAGGACGCCGTCGTGGAAAGCAGGCTCTAGAGGGCATCGAAGCTTTGCGTGAGGTGTGCGACACTCTCATCGTCATCCCTAACGATTCTTTGTTGCAGATGAGCGATGAGGAGCTCTCCATGATGGAGGCCTTCCGCAAAGCTGATGAAGTGCTGTTGTCCGGTGTTGAAGGTATCACCAAGTTGATTACCACCCCCGGCGTGATCAACGTTGACTTCGCCGACGTGCGATCCGTGATGACCGACGCAGGTTCGGCCTTGATGGGCATTGGTACCGCCCGCGGCGAGAATCGAGCTGTGAAGGCCACCGAAACGGCCATTAACTCTCCATTGCTGGAGTCCACCATGAAGGGCGCTAAGGGTGTGTTGCTTTCCTTCGCTGGTGGTTCCGACTTGGGGCTGATGGAGGTTTCGCAGGCTGCGACCTTGGTTGAGGAATTAGCGGATGAGGAAGCGAATATCATCTTCGGTACGATCATCGACGATCAGCTCGGCGATGAAGTTCGCGTGACCGTGATCGCCACGGGTTTCGATGATTCCCCTTCGGCGGAGTCCAATGCTCAGCGCGGTGGAAAGCATCATGCAGCCACCAACCAACAGCAGGGTTCCTCCATTTTCGGCTCAGATCAGGCCCCGTCCGCACAACAACAGACAGCACAGGTACCACAGACTTCTGTGCAGCAGCCGACTGCTCAGCCACAGCAGAACTCGAGCTTTGCTCAGCGTTCGCGCTCCGATGTACCGCGGGGCAACGGCGGCGGTTTGTTCACCTCACGTCAGGATGATGTCGCCCCAGCCGATGACGGTGACGACCTGGACTTGCCAGATTTCAACTAA
- the pgeF gene encoding peptidoglycan editing factor PgeF, with amino-acid sequence MGNTAQETRIVRQVFTDRSGGVSAAPYHGFNLGDHVGDDPVAVQNNRQRLANALGLPLERLVFMEQIHSPTVTEVTEDLLGKGPVETTDALITTLKDVALVVLTADCVPLLLADESAGVIAAVHAGRIGARNGIVTRTVRRMEELGAVPAHMHALMGAAASGANYEVPIDMAADVESKLPGSRTTTARGTCGLDIRAGLTRQLLGLGIGSIDADPRCTVESENFFSYRREGKTGRQAGVIWMPRPQN; translated from the coding sequence ATGGGTAATACGGCACAAGAAACACGCATTGTTCGACAGGTCTTCACCGATCGCAGCGGCGGAGTGTCGGCTGCTCCCTATCACGGTTTCAACTTAGGCGATCACGTTGGCGACGATCCGGTGGCGGTTCAGAACAATCGTCAACGTCTTGCGAATGCATTGGGTTTGCCATTGGAACGCTTAGTGTTCATGGAGCAGATTCATTCGCCGACAGTTACAGAGGTGACCGAGGATCTGCTGGGTAAAGGCCCGGTTGAAACCACAGACGCCCTGATAACCACGCTGAAAGATGTTGCGCTTGTTGTGCTCACTGCCGATTGTGTGCCGCTGTTGCTAGCTGACGAGTCTGCGGGTGTGATCGCAGCAGTACATGCTGGGCGTATCGGGGCGCGAAATGGGATCGTCACGCGGACTGTTCGTCGTATGGAAGAGTTGGGTGCTGTGCCTGCACATATGCATGCCCTCATGGGTGCGGCAGCGTCGGGAGCGAATTACGAAGTTCCAATTGACATGGCAGCTGATGTGGAGTCCAAGCTGCCTGGCTCTCGCACCACAACAGCAAGGGGAACCTGCGGCCTTGATATCCGTGCGGGTCTCACCCGTCAATTGCTGGGGTTGGGTATAGGGAGTATCGACGCCGATCCTCGTTGTACCGTAGAATCTGAAAATTTCTTCTCGTATCGCCGAGAAGGGAAAACAGGGCGTCAGGCAGGAGTGATCTGGATGCCGCGGCCCCAGAACTAA
- a CDS encoding YggS family pyridoxal phosphate-dependent enzyme has translation MEQNMDERSQRRSEELAEALRKVRHRIAVAGGADLLPVTKFHPVEDIALLAGMGIGAVGENREQEARNKAQVLAGRPEIHMIGQIQTKKANSVARWAAAVHTVDSLKLVHALDRGVALAQERGDRHENLPVLIQFSADGDPSRGGAVEEEIDALADAIASTEHLELRGLMTVPPIASDAGVVFARGRILLERIADRVLGAPVYSAGMSHDLEIALAEGSTLVRVGTDIMGPRPVI, from the coding sequence ATGGAGCAGAATATGGATGAGAGGAGCCAGCGCCGATCTGAAGAATTGGCTGAGGCGTTGCGTAAAGTGCGGCATCGCATCGCTGTAGCCGGTGGAGCTGACTTATTACCAGTAACGAAGTTTCACCCGGTGGAGGACATCGCGCTTCTTGCCGGTATGGGTATCGGAGCCGTGGGCGAAAACCGCGAACAAGAGGCACGCAACAAAGCTCAGGTTTTGGCGGGGCGTCCAGAAATTCACATGATTGGTCAGATTCAGACCAAGAAGGCTAATAGCGTGGCTCGATGGGCCGCGGCGGTTCATACGGTGGACTCCCTGAAATTGGTTCATGCCTTGGATCGAGGGGTGGCGTTGGCACAAGAACGAGGCGACCGCCATGAGAACCTTCCGGTGCTGATTCAGTTCAGTGCTGACGGTGACCCATCACGTGGAGGTGCTGTTGAAGAAGAAATTGATGCTTTGGCTGATGCCATAGCTTCGACGGAACATTTGGAGTTGCGTGGTCTTATGACAGTCCCGCCTATTGCTTCGGATGCTGGTGTAGTTTTCGCACGGGGACGCATACTCTTGGAGAGGATTGCTGATCGTGTACTCGGTGCGCCGGTATATTCGGCCGGTATGTCCCATGATCTCGAAATCGCTCTTGCTGAGGGCTCGACTTTGGTGCGTGTCGGAACGGACATCATGGGTCCGCGACCAGTAATTTAG
- a CDS encoding cell division protein SepF, with amino-acid sequence MSDSFSGKVKDFFGFGEVDNYRDPYYGDSFREERDGRDERGSDDRSRDRDPGDDRYYSRGASSSSYRDYGASHRGSSSRYGESAARPSTLERRTVAPEPQVVRLSLSEYNQASELVEIIKSGDVAVFNLGGMEKNQAARVLDFASGLAKGVDATIKKLRGVRNFVLIPQGLTLEQSQLDQLVEDL; translated from the coding sequence ATGAGTGACTCTTTTAGCGGCAAAGTCAAAGATTTCTTTGGTTTTGGCGAAGTGGATAACTACCGGGATCCTTATTACGGCGATAGCTTCCGTGAGGAACGCGACGGCCGTGATGAGCGCGGTAGCGACGATCGCAGTAGGGATCGCGACCCTGGCGATGACCGTTACTACTCGCGCGGGGCGAGCTCTTCTAGCTACCGGGATTACGGGGCCTCCCATCGTGGTTCCAGCTCTCGTTACGGGGAGTCTGCGGCTCGCCCATCTACACTGGAGCGCCGTACCGTCGCTCCAGAACCTCAGGTTGTTCGACTTTCTTTGAGTGAATACAACCAAGCTAGCGAGCTCGTTGAAATCATAAAGTCCGGAGATGTTGCCGTATTTAACCTTGGAGGAATGGAAAAGAATCAGGCCGCGCGAGTCTTAGATTTCGCCTCTGGTTTGGCCAAGGGTGTGGATGCAACCATCAAGAAGCTGCGTGGCGTGCGTAACTTCGTGCTGATTCCACAAGGTTTGACCCTGGAGCAGAGCCAACTGGATCAGTTGGTAGAGGATCTGTAA
- a CDS encoding YggT family protein: protein MLTFVYAVSWLCQIYALILLLRIVIEMTQSFSRNWRPQRWFSIAAEPIFVVTDPPVKLLRRIIPPLRLGGVALDLSVLVLFFILQFLPQLLYLFVR from the coding sequence CTGTTGACTTTCGTATATGCAGTCTCGTGGTTGTGCCAGATCTATGCGCTCATTCTGCTGCTGCGCATTGTTATTGAGATGACGCAATCGTTTTCGCGTAATTGGCGGCCGCAGCGGTGGTTTTCTATTGCTGCAGAGCCGATTTTCGTTGTGACTGATCCGCCGGTGAAATTGTTGCGCAGAATTATTCCCCCACTGCGCCTGGGTGGAGTAGCGCTTGACCTATCCGTGTTGGTCTTGTTCTTCATCCTGCAGTTCCTGCCTCAGTTACTGTATCTGTTTGTTCGATGA